A window of the Polaribacter sp. HaHaR_3_91 genome harbors these coding sequences:
- a CDS encoding argininosuccinate synthase → MKKLVIAYSGGLDTSYCAVSLSKEYDVHAVSVNTGGFTTEEIKHIESNAYKMGVSTYKNIDAVATFYNKVVKYLIFGNVLKNATYPLSVSAERIIQAIEIVEYAKSIGAEYIAHGSTGAGNDQVRFDMIFQTLAPGIKIITPIRDQKLTRQEEIDYLKSEGIDMPWEKSKYSVNKGLWGTSVGGVETLKSELPLPSEAYPSQLEKEGEEKVTLTFKNGEFVALNGQENAPEVNIEKLNDIASAYAIGRDIHVGDTIVGTKGRVGFEAAAALITVKAHHLLEKHNLTKWQLQHKEYLSSFYGMHLHEGQYLDPVMRDTEAFLQSSQKMVSGNVVVSLKPYHFTLDGIISDHDLMSSAFSTYGEENKAWTADDAKGFIKILGNQNKIYRQVNNK, encoded by the coding sequence ATGAAAAAATTAGTAATAGCTTATAGTGGAGGTTTAGACACATCTTATTGTGCAGTTAGTTTATCTAAAGAATATGATGTACATGCCGTAAGTGTTAACACAGGCGGATTTACAACAGAAGAGATTAAACACATTGAAAGTAACGCCTATAAAATGGGAGTTTCTACGTACAAAAATATTGATGCAGTTGCTACGTTCTACAACAAAGTAGTAAAGTATTTAATTTTTGGTAACGTATTAAAAAACGCTACGTATCCACTTTCTGTAAGTGCAGAGAGAATTATTCAGGCAATTGAAATTGTAGAATACGCAAAGAGTATTGGAGCTGAATATATTGCTCACGGTAGTACAGGTGCAGGAAATGATCAAGTTCGTTTTGATATGATTTTTCAAACTTTGGCTCCTGGAATCAAAATTATTACGCCAATTAGAGACCAAAAATTAACAAGACAAGAAGAAATAGATTATTTAAAATCTGAAGGTATTGATATGCCTTGGGAAAAATCTAAATATTCTGTAAACAAAGGTCTTTGGGGAACTAGTGTTGGTGGAGTAGAAACTTTAAAGTCAGAATTACCTTTACCTAGTGAAGCATATCCTTCTCAATTAGAAAAAGAAGGTGAAGAAAAAGTAACTCTAACTTTTAAAAATGGTGAATTTGTTGCTTTAAACGGACAAGAAAATGCTCCGGAAGTAAATATCGAAAAATTAAACGACATCGCTTCTGCATATGCAATTGGTAGAGACATTCATGTTGGTGATACAATTGTTGGTACAAAAGGAAGAGTTGGTTTTGAAGCTGCAGCGGCTTTAATCACAGTAAAAGCACACCATTTGTTAGAGAAACACAACTTAACAAAATGGCAATTACAGCATAAAGAGTATTTATCTAGTTTTTACGGAATGCATTTACATGAAGGGCAATATTTAGATCCTGTAATGAGAGATACGGAAGCTTTTTTACAAAGTTCTCAAAAAATGGTTTCAGGTAATGTAGTAGTTTCTTTGAAACCTTATCATTTTACTTTAGACGGAATAATTTCTGATCACGATTTAATGTCTAGTGCATTTAGTACGTATGGAGAAGAAAACAAAGCTTGGACAGCAGATGATGCAAAAGGTTTTATTAAAATTTTAGGAAATCAGAATAAAATATACAGACAAGTAAATAACAAATAA
- the argC gene encoding N-acetyl-gamma-glutamyl-phosphate reductase gives MKNLEVGIIGGAGYTAGELIRLLLNHPKTNINFVYSTSNAGNKLYKVHQDLIGDTDISFTSEINADVDVLFLCLGHGNSTSFLQKNSFSDNTKIIDLSNDFRLLADKNFEGKDFVYGLPELDKESIKTAKYIANPGCFATAIQLAILPLAANGLLKDDVHINAVTGATGAGTSLSATTHFTWRDNNFSHYKAFNHQHLGEYNQTVNQLQPSFNSEINFMPNRGDFSRGIFATTYTKFDGSLKEATEIYKAYYKDAAFTFVSDESIFMKQVVNTNKCLVQLEKHGNKLLITTTIDNLLKGASGAAIQNLNLMHGFEETLGLNLKANYF, from the coding sequence ATGAAAAATTTAGAAGTAGGAATTATAGGAGGAGCTGGTTATACTGCTGGTGAATTAATTAGATTATTGTTGAATCATCCAAAGACAAATATCAATTTTGTATACAGTACTTCTAACGCTGGTAACAAATTGTATAAAGTGCATCAAGATTTAATTGGTGATACAGACATCAGTTTTACAAGTGAAATAAATGCTGATGTAGATGTTTTATTTTTATGCTTAGGTCATGGAAACTCAACTTCATTTTTACAAAAAAACAGCTTTTCTGATAACACGAAAATTATTGATTTAAGTAATGATTTTAGATTACTTGCTGATAAGAATTTTGAAGGTAAAGATTTTGTGTACGGTTTACCAGAATTAGATAAAGAAAGTATAAAAACAGCAAAATACATTGCAAATCCTGGTTGTTTTGCCACTGCAATACAATTGGCTATTTTACCTTTAGCAGCAAATGGTTTGTTAAAAGATGATGTGCATATTAATGCAGTAACAGGTGCAACTGGAGCAGGAACGTCATTATCTGCAACGACACATTTTACATGGAGAGATAATAACTTTTCTCATTATAAAGCATTTAATCATCAACATTTAGGAGAGTACAACCAAACTGTAAACCAACTACAACCTAGTTTTAATTCTGAAATTAATTTTATGCCAAATCGTGGTGATTTTTCTAGAGGAATTTTTGCAACTACGTATACAAAGTTCGATGGTTCTCTTAAAGAAGCAACAGAAATTTATAAGGCGTATTATAAAGATGCTGCTTTTACCTTTGTTTCTGATGAAAGCATTTTTATGAAACAAGTTGTAAACACCAACAAGTGTTTAGTACAGTTAGAAAAACACGGCAATAAGTTGTTAATTACAACCACTATTGATAATTTATTAAAAGGCGCTTCTGGTGCTGCAATTCAGAATTTAAACTTAATGCATGGTTTTGAAGAAACCCTAGGTTTAAATTTAAAAGCAAATTACTTCTAG
- the proC gene encoding pyrroline-5-carboxylate reductase: MKAAIIGAGSLGQSIAKGLLKNKVVSSLYLTKRNTSSIASFNTYNEVVLTSDNEEAVKNSDILIFAVQPRHLDKILKDLKSLLTENHVIITVITGFSIEKIEAIIGVDKFIIRSMPNTAAAVGQSMTCLSPNTKGKEKVELAKTIFNSLGQSMEIPEEQLQAATVICASGIAFWMRLIRATTQGAIQLGFEADEAHKLAMQTCFGAASLLKESGNHPEAEIDRVTTPGGCTIEGLNEMEHQGLSSSLIKGINKSFDKINQIKN; this comes from the coding sequence ATGAAAGCAGCAATTATTGGAGCAGGAAGTTTAGGACAGTCTATTGCCAAAGGTTTATTAAAAAACAAAGTGGTAAGTTCTTTGTATTTAACAAAACGAAATACAAGTTCAATAGCAAGTTTTAACACTTATAATGAAGTAGTTTTAACTTCGGATAATGAAGAAGCTGTTAAAAATTCTGACATTTTAATATTTGCCGTTCAACCAAGACATTTAGATAAAATTTTAAAAGATTTAAAATCTCTTTTAACAGAAAATCATGTTATAATTACAGTAATTACAGGTTTTTCTATAGAAAAAATAGAGGCTATTATTGGAGTCGATAAATTTATTATTCGTTCTATGCCAAATACTGCAGCTGCTGTTGGTCAGTCTATGACATGCCTTTCGCCAAATACAAAAGGAAAAGAAAAAGTGGAATTAGCCAAAACTATTTTTAATAGCTTAGGTCAGTCTATGGAAATTCCGGAAGAACAATTACAAGCCGCAACAGTAATTTGTGCAAGCGGAATTGCTTTTTGGATGCGCTTAATTCGTGCCACTACACAAGGCGCAATTCAGTTAGGTTTTGAAGCCGATGAAGCCCATAAATTAGCCATGCAAACATGTTTTGGTGCGGCTAGTTTATTAAAAGAATCAGGCAATCATCCAGAAGCAGAAATAGACAGAGTTACCACTCCTGGTGGTTGTACAATAGAAGGGTTAAACGAAATGGAACACCAAGGTTTAAGCTCTTCTTTAATTAAAGGGATCAATAAATCTTTCGATAAAATTAACCAAATTAAAAACTAA
- a CDS encoding aspartate aminotransferase family protein has product MPLFNVYPLYNVTPVKAKGVYVYDENKTEYLDLYGGHAVISIGHAHPKYVKAITSQVEKLGFYSNAIQNPLQVQLADKLEALSGCKDYELFLCNSGAEANENALKLASFKTGEFRVIAFKNGFHGRTSAAVAATDNKNIIAPINAQQKVTILELNDIDAVKTELEKGDVCAVIVEFIQGVGGLDQATSEFFEQVDVLCKANNTFFIADEVQSGYGRSGKFFAFQHYNVTPDVISIAKGMGNGFPIGGILIHPNVEAKFGMLGTTFGGNHLACAAGLSVLKVIEEENLIDNVNEMSCYFIKIAKTIPQIKNIKGKGLMLGLEFDFEVGDLRKKLIYDYHIFTGGAMNKNLLRILPPLTLKKEHINQFFEALVDALGE; this is encoded by the coding sequence ATGCCATTATTTAACGTTTATCCTCTGTACAATGTTACTCCTGTAAAAGCTAAAGGAGTTTATGTTTATGACGAAAACAAAACAGAATATTTAGATTTATATGGCGGACATGCTGTAATTTCTATAGGTCATGCACATCCTAAATACGTAAAAGCGATAACCAGTCAGGTTGAAAAACTAGGTTTTTATTCGAATGCTATTCAGAATCCTTTACAAGTTCAATTAGCCGATAAATTAGAAGCCCTTTCTGGCTGCAAAGACTACGAATTATTTTTATGTAATTCTGGTGCTGAAGCAAATGAAAATGCCCTAAAATTAGCTTCTTTTAAAACCGGAGAATTTAGAGTTATTGCGTTTAAAAATGGTTTTCATGGTAGAACTTCTGCTGCGGTTGCTGCAACCGATAATAAAAATATTATTGCACCAATTAACGCGCAACAAAAGGTTACTATTTTAGAATTAAATGATATTGACGCTGTAAAAACAGAACTAGAAAAAGGTGATGTTTGTGCGGTTATCGTTGAATTTATTCAGGGAGTTGGTGGTTTAGATCAAGCAACTAGTGAGTTTTTCGAACAAGTAGATGTACTTTGTAAAGCAAATAACACCTTTTTTATTGCCGATGAAGTGCAGTCTGGTTACGGTAGGTCTGGTAAATTCTTTGCTTTTCAGCATTATAATGTAACTCCCGATGTTATTTCGATAGCAAAAGGAATGGGAAATGGTTTCCCGATTGGGGGAATTTTAATTCACCCAAATGTTGAAGCTAAATTCGGAATGTTAGGGACTACTTTTGGAGGAAATCATTTGGCTTGTGCTGCTGGTTTATCTGTTTTAAAAGTAATTGAAGAGGAAAACCTAATAGATAATGTAAATGAAATGTCTTGCTATTTCATAAAAATTGCAAAGACAATTCCACAAATAAAGAATATAAAAGGTAAAGGATTAATGCTTGGTTTAGAATTCGATTTTGAAGTTGGAGATTTACGTAAGAAGCTAATTTATGACTATCATATTTTTACAGGTGGTGCGATGAATAAAAACCTTTTAAGAATTTTACCTCCATTAACACTAAAGAAAGAGCATATCAATCAGTTTTTTGAAGCTTTGGTTGATGCTTTAGGAGAATAA
- a CDS encoding glutamate-5-semialdehyde dehydrogenase, producing the protein MNTLLSIEIRNAVLLTMAELLDKEREAIICINKKDLESYKGDDISMFDRLKADDKKVDEMIAAAKHLASQEDPVGVERFSFKHDNGMQVYNKTASFGTILIIYESRPDVTVEAAGIAFKSGNKILLKGGKESLNSNLKIVELWHQALKKHNASTDWVEYLQFNRTETQAFLEKPTQKVDLIVPRGGERLIAFVKKHATCPVIISGRGNNFVYVSNDADLDIAIDVIINGKSKISACNAVDKVLIDANLTNKEVFINKLISKLNESKIKVLGDETVAKNHQLNQISSNEVWYEEFLDYKIVIGEIASNTDAIAMINKYAGGHSSAIITKEIKKAKVFMENVDTAVVYHNASTRFTDGGQLGLGGELAISTDKLHQRGPIGLQHLVTNKWYVHGNGQVRS; encoded by the coding sequence ATGAATACGTTATTATCAATTGAAATTAGAAATGCTGTTTTACTTACAATGGCAGAACTTCTTGATAAAGAAAGAGAAGCTATTATTTGTATCAACAAAAAAGATTTAGAATCTTATAAAGGAGATGATATTTCTATGTTCGATCGTTTAAAAGCGGATGATAAAAAAGTGGATGAAATGATTGCTGCTGCAAAACATTTAGCTTCACAAGAAGATCCGGTTGGTGTAGAGCGTTTTAGTTTTAAGCATGATAACGGAATGCAAGTCTATAATAAAACGGCTTCTTTTGGAACGATTCTTATTATTTATGAATCGAGACCAGATGTTACTGTAGAAGCTGCAGGAATTGCTTTTAAATCTGGAAATAAAATATTATTAAAAGGTGGTAAAGAATCTTTAAATTCTAACTTAAAAATTGTTGAATTATGGCATCAGGCTTTAAAAAAGCACAATGCTTCTACAGATTGGGTAGAATATTTACAATTTAACAGAACAGAAACACAAGCTTTTTTAGAAAAACCAACACAAAAGGTAGATTTAATTGTTCCTCGTGGTGGCGAACGTTTAATTGCTTTTGTAAAAAAACACGCTACGTGTCCTGTTATAATTAGCGGACGAGGAAACAACTTTGTGTATGTAAGTAATGATGCTGATTTAGATATTGCAATTGATGTGATCATCAACGGAAAATCAAAAATATCTGCTTGTAATGCTGTTGATAAAGTATTAATTGATGCTAATCTTACTAATAAAGAAGTATTCATCAATAAATTAATATCAAAATTAAACGAATCTAAAATTAAAGTTCTAGGTGATGAAACTGTAGCTAAAAACCATCAATTAAATCAGATTTCATCAAACGAAGTTTGGTACGAAGAGTTTTTAGATTATAAAATTGTAATTGGTGAAATAGCTTCAAATACTGACGCTATTGCAATGATTAACAAATATGCTGGCGGACATTCATCAGCAATTATTACTAAAGAAATTAAGAAAGCTAAAGTATTTATGGAAAACGTAGATACCGCAGTTGTCTATCATAACGCTTCTACTCGTTTTACAGATGGTGGTCAATTAGGTTTGGGTGGCGAATTAGCAATTAGTACAGACAAATTACACCAACGTGGGCCAATCGGTTTACAGCATTTGGTAACCAATAAATGGTACGTTCATGGAAATGGACAGGTGAGAAGTTAA
- the proB gene encoding glutamate 5-kinase, with translation MQKKKRILLKIGSNTLTKETDNISRGKIEDIANQIAKLQDTCEFIIVSSGAIAVAKQFVKLESKHEEVFVKQALASIGQPHLIRIYQEIFREYGLLSSQCLLSYSDFEKQQSKTNIVNTINVLVNNNYIPIINENDTVATDEIQFGDNDKLAALTATLLHVDLLIIATNTNGIYTKESFKNNAPETILVVEDFDHLKDEVVNSKSSHGSGGMASKVEAAELAKNANIETWIVNGLEDNFMTNAMNNTVPFTKIK, from the coding sequence ATGCAAAAAAAGAAACGTATTTTATTAAAAATAGGCTCTAACACGCTTACCAAAGAAACGGATAATATTTCTAGAGGAAAAATTGAAGATATTGCGAATCAGATTGCAAAATTACAAGATACTTGTGAGTTTATTATAGTAAGTTCTGGAGCAATTGCCGTTGCAAAACAGTTTGTAAAACTAGAAAGTAAACATGAAGAAGTTTTTGTAAAACAAGCTTTGGCTTCTATTGGTCAGCCACATTTAATTAGAATCTATCAAGAAATTTTTAGAGAATACGGTTTATTGAGTTCTCAATGCCTTCTCTCCTATTCAGATTTTGAAAAACAACAAAGTAAAACCAATATTGTAAACACTATTAATGTGTTGGTAAACAACAACTACATTCCTATTATTAACGAAAATGATACGGTTGCAACCGATGAAATTCAGTTTGGTGATAATGATAAACTAGCAGCTTTAACAGCTACTTTATTACATGTAGATTTACTAATTATTGCCACAAATACCAATGGAATTTACACCAAAGAGTCTTTTAAAAACAACGCACCAGAAACTATTTTGGTTGTTGAAGATTTTGACCATTTAAAGGATGAAGTTGTAAATTCTAAATCATCCCACGGAAGTGGCGGAATGGCTTCTAAAGTTGAAGCAGCAGAACTTGCAAAAAACGCAAACATAGAAACTTGGATTGTAAACGGTTTAGAAGACAATTTTATGACCAATGCCATGAATAATACAGTACCATTTACAAAAATAAAATAA
- a CDS encoding acetylornithine carbamoyltransferase has protein sequence MKHYTSINDIDNINSWIEEAKTIKANPLKNIELGRNKTLGLLFFNSSLRTRLSTQKAALNLGMDPIVMNVSGDAWGIEFGDGTVMNGNTAEHIKEAAAVVSQYCDIIAVRAFPTLTDKELDESEQILNSFVEFASVPVISMESATGHPLQGLTDAITISENTTKKKPKIVLSWAPHVKALPHAVANSFTQAMQKMDIEFVIANPEGYNLSSEITKDTPIYHNQEEAFKDADFIYTKNWSSYDDYGKILKTDLDWMITKEKIGEAKFMHCLPVRRNVVVEDAILDSDSSLVIEQANNRTYAAQLVLKKILENN, from the coding sequence ATGAAACATTACACATCCATTAACGACATAGACAATATCAATTCTTGGATTGAAGAAGCAAAAACAATTAAAGCAAACCCTCTAAAGAACATTGAGTTAGGAAGAAACAAAACATTAGGTTTGTTATTTTTCAACTCTAGCTTGCGTACACGTTTAAGTACACAAAAAGCAGCTTTAAATTTAGGCATGGATCCTATTGTAATGAATGTTTCTGGGGATGCCTGGGGAATTGAGTTTGGCGATGGAACAGTAATGAATGGAAACACTGCAGAACATATTAAAGAAGCTGCCGCTGTAGTATCTCAATATTGCGATATTATTGCTGTAAGAGCTTTTCCTACCTTAACGGATAAAGAACTAGACGAATCAGAACAGATATTAAATTCATTTGTAGAATTTGCTTCAGTACCAGTTATAAGCATGGAAAGTGCTACTGGTCATCCTTTGCAAGGTTTAACAGACGCAATTACTATTTCTGAAAACACTACAAAAAAGAAACCAAAAATAGTGTTAAGTTGGGCTCCACACGTAAAGGCTTTGCCACACGCTGTTGCTAATAGCTTTACACAAGCAATGCAAAAAATGGATATCGAATTTGTAATTGCAAACCCTGAAGGTTATAATTTAAGTTCAGAAATAACAAAGGACACTCCTATTTATCATAATCAGGAAGAAGCTTTTAAAGATGCAGATTTTATCTATACAAAGAACTGGAGTTCTTACGATGACTACGGAAAAATATTAAAAACAGATTTAGATTGGATGATTACCAAAGAAAAAATTGGTGAAGCAAAATTTATGCACTGTTTACCTGTTAGAAGAAATGTTGTAGTAGAAGATGCTATTTTAGATTCTGACAGTTCATTAGTTATTGAACAAGCAAATAACAGAACATACGCTGCTCAATTGGTATTAAAGAAGATATTAGAAAACAACTAA
- the argB gene encoding acetylglutamate kinase, translating to MEKLSIIKIGGNIIEDETSLNAFLKLFSNLDGYKILVHGGGKRATHIASKLGIESKMVNGRRITDAETLEVITMVYGGLVNKNIVAKLQALQVDAIGLTGADINSIKSEKRPVKNVDFGFVGDVKQVASNSIDKLIKANFTPVFCAITHDGNGQLLNTNADTIASTIAVGMSEIYETSIYYCFELNGVLKDFNDKNSVVKKIDTDTYKELLDAKIITDGMIPKIDNCFDALDNGVSKVHIGNTSMLTKENDNFTTITL from the coding sequence ATGGAAAAACTATCAATCATAAAAATTGGAGGAAACATCATTGAAGATGAAACTTCTTTAAATGCTTTTCTAAAATTATTTTCTAACTTAGACGGATACAAAATTTTGGTCCACGGAGGAGGAAAACGTGCCACTCATATTGCTTCTAAATTAGGTATCGAATCTAAAATGGTAAATGGTAGACGTATTACAGATGCAGAAACGCTGGAAGTAATCACCATGGTTTATGGTGGCTTGGTCAATAAAAATATTGTAGCTAAATTACAAGCATTGCAAGTTGATGCTATTGGTTTAACAGGAGCTGATATTAACAGTATTAAATCAGAAAAAAGACCTGTTAAGAATGTCGATTTTGGTTTTGTAGGTGATGTAAAACAAGTGGCTTCTAATTCTATTGATAAATTAATTAAAGCTAATTTTACACCTGTTTTTTGTGCAATTACACACGACGGAAACGGACAATTATTAAATACCAATGCAGATACAATTGCGAGTACCATTGCAGTTGGTATGAGTGAAATCTACGAAACATCTATTTATTATTGCTTTGAATTAAATGGTGTTTTAAAAGATTTTAATGATAAAAATTCTGTGGTAAAAAAAATCGATACAGATACATATAAAGAATTATTAGACGCTAAAATTATTACAGACGGAATGATTCCAAAAATAGACAACTGTTTTGATGCTTTAGATAATGGAGTTTCAAAAGTACATATTGGAAATACATCTATGCTAACAAAAGAAAACGATAATTTTACCACAATAACATTATAA
- a CDS encoding M20 family metallo-hydrolase, with protein MNIEKLTEKAISLLKNLIETQSFSQEEENTAKLIEGWFIENKIPFKRTKNNIWATNKYFDDSKPTLLLNSHHDTVHPNSAYTNDPLKAIVKDGKLYGLGSNDAGGCLVSLMATFTNFYAQENLKYNLVIVASAEEENSGPNGLNSMLSIIPHIDVAIVGEPTLMNLAVAEKGLVVFDAVVEGTPSHAAHPNNNNSIYNTIEVLQWFKDFKFEKPSVALGDVKMTVTQISAGSQHNVVPAHVDLVVDVRVNDAYSNKEINEILQEKAPCTTITPRSLRLNSSCISTNHDLVKAGIAMGRETYGSPTLSDQSVLTCQSLKLGPGDSTRSHSANEFIYLAEIEEGIQIYVELLNRVIV; from the coding sequence ATGAATATTGAAAAATTAACAGAAAAGGCTATTTCTCTTTTAAAGAACTTGATTGAAACACAATCATTTTCTCAAGAAGAAGAAAATACAGCAAAATTGATAGAAGGTTGGTTTATAGAAAATAAAATACCTTTTAAAAGAACAAAAAATAATATTTGGGCAACCAACAAATATTTTGATGACAGCAAACCAACCTTATTGTTAAATTCCCATCACGATACCGTACATCCAAATTCAGCATACACCAATGATCCTTTAAAAGCCATTGTAAAAGATGGTAAATTATATGGGTTAGGTTCTAATGATGCGGGTGGTTGTTTGGTTTCTTTAATGGCTACATTCACTAATTTTTATGCACAAGAAAACCTAAAATACAATTTGGTAATTGTAGCTTCTGCAGAAGAAGAAAATAGTGGTCCTAATGGACTAAATAGTATGTTATCTATTATTCCACATATTGATGTAGCAATTGTTGGTGAACCTACTTTAATGAATTTAGCGGTTGCAGAAAAAGGTTTAGTTGTTTTTGATGCTGTTGTAGAAGGAACTCCGAGTCATGCTGCACACCCAAATAATAACAACTCTATTTACAATACTATTGAAGTATTACAATGGTTTAAAGATTTTAAGTTCGAGAAACCTTCTGTGGCTTTAGGTGATGTAAAAATGACCGTTACACAAATTTCTGCAGGTTCTCAACACAATGTTGTGCCAGCACATGTAGATTTAGTAGTAGATGTACGTGTAAATGATGCGTATTCGAATAAAGAAATTAATGAAATATTACAAGAAAAAGCACCTTGTACTACAATTACACCAAGAAGTTTACGATTAAACTCCTCTTGCATTTCTACAAATCATGACTTGGTAAAAGCAGGAATTGCGATGGGAAGAGAAACTTACGGTTCTCCTACGCTATCCGACCAATCTGTGTTAACTTGCCAATCCTTAAAGTTAGGACCTGGAGACAGTACTCGTTCTCATTCTGCCAATGAATTTATTTATCTTGCAGAAATTGAAGAAGGAATTCAAATTTATGTAGAATTGCTGAATAGAGTAATTGTTTAA